The nucleotide sequence ATGCAAGGGATGTTTACATGTGGGCTTAcgatgtgattttattttaaaagcaaattgtagatgaaagacaaagacagatctATTCCCATTTTTTCAGTTGAATCTTATGAAATCTTGATGCATGTTACAGGTCAGGAGAGCAAGCTGGTGGCTGTCATCCCCTGTAATGACCAGAGGCTGAGGCCTAGACACACGTAAGAAAGCGAATGCTTCGCACAGCTGGTTaacctgaaaagaaaaacttaacTGGACTTTATGAACTTGAACTTGATATTTCCTTCTCTCTCAGGAAGTTATATGTTGCTGTGTCTGTCGGTGTGTGCCTGCTGGTCAGTGCCCTTGTGctgttcttcctctttcctcgCGCTGTCCTGCTGTCTCCAGTAGCTGTCAAATCATCCTATGTTTACTTCACCGATGAAGACGTCCTTATTAACATCACGGTGGGTATAGATGTTAAAAATAGCCATGTTTCAATTAAAAGTACCTGGAACTTTTTTCAAGGTTCCTGCATTCCAGTGCAGCCTAAAGACAAGGGGAGATTAGGCAAATTAGCCTGACATGAGTATAATAGGCAGCTATGACAGGCTCTTCCACTCCAGTACACCAAGTTGTTGTAATGCAGAAGACCATATAAAATGCTACATAAATGGAGGAAGACTGTAACCACAATAAACAcagaacaacaataataatagtatcAGTTGCTTTGACTCATTGTAGTGTCTGTCGGTCACAACTTTTTTTCCCTTACAGCATGTGTTGAACATCACCAACCACAACTTTGCAGCGGTGCAGACCTATAATCTGTCAATGCAGGCCCTCAACTTTCTCACAGTGGTGGGAACAGTGTCCATTGAGAACGTCATCTCTGTCAAACCTCTGTCCACTGCAACGGTGAGATATCCCCACCTCGCAGAAACAGCTAGCATCATGTAGGGATGTGCTGAAAAGAATTATTGAGAATGGTGATCAAGAGTCATTCATATCcttatcacaaacacacatcattagACCGATCTAATATGGTATCTGCAGATCCACATACTGCAGCATGCTGGTTCaattatgctggaaaaggttgATGAATGTCTTGTTGCCAATAGAATTGAAAAAGTATGAATTCCAATTGGCATGCCTTTAAAAATAGTGTGATGACCTCTGGTTCTTTCTCACCTCACAGTACACCTTCGTGATCCCCATCAAGCTCTCTGACTATGATTTGAGGTGAGTTGACAGTGTTACAGTAAAATTCTCTCAAGCACATAAGGTTGTCATTCAGAGCCTTTTTTCAATTAAGACTGGTTTGGTTAAAGTGTGAGAGATCACACCTGAGGTTTCTGCAAATGTGACagatttctctttgtgtttacttCCTGTACCCTGCCAATAAACCAATGTCTAGACTTATGATCACAGGCTGTCTCACATTCCCTTTTGAAAGCCCTATGCCCAAAACAATTACATGCATGTAACAATGTTCATTATACAATTGCCTGCTACTATCTTGATTATGACCCCAAAAATAACATTGAAATACTCAAAAACTGACCCAGGGCATAATCTCCTCCCACTGCCTCAAGTTATCAA is from Paralichthys olivaceus isolate ysfri-2021 chromosome 5, ASM2471397v2, whole genome shotgun sequence and encodes:
- the LOC109640364 gene encoding transmembrane protein 106A-like, yielding MGAIPSTCNLCTGGADSRCKDRDQQPIIENNDIKRRSSSRRCSSGETVPCPTCQGTGRIRRGQESKLVAVIPCNDQRLRPRHTKLYVAVSVGVCLLVSALVLFFLFPRAVLLSPVAVKSSYVYFTDEDVLINITHVLNITNHNFAAVQTYNLSMQALNFLTVVGTVSIENVISVKPLSTATYTFVIPIKLSDYDLSNYCKKASLPVHILYLHMQMSMTVYYLIHYEQLSLETYEYIDCGANSTIPHQVQSPPP